In Nocardia asteroides, a single genomic region encodes these proteins:
- a CDS encoding FAD-dependent oxidoreductase — translation MPDITVPVLIVGGGGCGLTTSILLSEHGIEHCLVERHDSTSHLPKAHYLNQRSMEVLRQVGVADSIYAVGTPPQNMGKTRWVTSLGGDGELDGRTLFTLDSFGGGRLDSEYAIDSPCPSTNYPQIRLEPLLREHAEQRAPGSLHFSHELVSFEQNDDGVQAVILDRTTQQTYTVQAQYLVAADGGKTVGPELGIAMQGPTGILDMVSTHFTADLSQWWEDDVLITWLLNPEGAGSWNSGAMAAMGPTWGRHSEEFVLHFTFRPDDPARFDEDGIAPRIRDLLKLPDLDMKVHKVSHWILEGVLAEKYQVGRIFLAGDAAHRHPPTTGLGLNTAIQDAHNLAWKLAAVLKGAAAPALLDTYEAERRPVGMRNVDWAMFTFLNHMVIDAGLGLVPGQPLEAQLQVFRDFFSDTAMGETRRARAAEVVSTQRTEFQAHDLEIGFAYPEGALVPDGTDAPPRDPMGRIYHPTTRPGHRLPHTWIEHNGRRLSTHDLTENNARFVLIVAENGESWAPAAAQAAEKYGVQVKVAEIGAESEYRDPQGEWSALRQISGSGAILVRPDNHVAWRSAEAVSDPSSTLVQALGAVLSR, via the coding sequence ATGCCTGATATCACCGTTCCCGTCCTCATCGTCGGAGGTGGCGGTTGCGGCCTGACCACCTCGATCCTGCTGTCCGAGCACGGGATCGAGCACTGCCTCGTGGAACGCCACGACAGCACCTCGCACCTGCCCAAGGCGCACTACCTCAATCAGCGCTCGATGGAGGTCCTGCGCCAGGTGGGCGTCGCGGATTCGATCTATGCCGTCGGCACCCCGCCGCAGAACATGGGCAAGACCAGGTGGGTGACCTCACTCGGCGGCGACGGCGAGCTCGACGGCCGCACCTTGTTCACCCTGGACTCCTTCGGCGGCGGCCGGCTCGACAGCGAATACGCCATCGACAGCCCGTGCCCCTCGACCAACTACCCGCAGATCCGCCTCGAGCCGCTGCTGCGCGAACACGCCGAGCAGCGCGCCCCCGGCTCGCTGCACTTCAGCCACGAACTGGTCTCGTTCGAGCAGAACGACGACGGCGTGCAGGCGGTGATCCTGGACCGCACCACCCAGCAGACCTACACCGTGCAGGCCCAGTATCTGGTCGCCGCCGACGGCGGCAAGACCGTCGGCCCCGAACTCGGGATCGCGATGCAGGGCCCCACCGGCATTCTCGACATGGTCAGCACCCACTTCACCGCCGATCTGTCGCAGTGGTGGGAGGACGACGTGCTGATCACCTGGCTGCTCAACCCGGAGGGGGCGGGGTCTTGGAACAGCGGCGCGATGGCCGCGATGGGCCCGACCTGGGGCAGGCACTCCGAGGAGTTCGTGCTGCACTTCACCTTCCGGCCCGACGACCCCGCCCGCTTCGACGAGGACGGCATCGCTCCGCGCATCCGCGATCTGCTCAAGCTGCCCGATCTCGACATGAAGGTGCACAAGGTCAGCCACTGGATCCTCGAAGGCGTGCTGGCCGAGAAATACCAGGTAGGACGGATCTTCCTGGCCGGAGACGCCGCGCATCGCCACCCCCCGACCACCGGGCTCGGCCTGAACACCGCCATCCAGGACGCGCACAATCTGGCCTGGAAGCTGGCCGCCGTGCTGAAGGGCGCCGCCGCCCCGGCGCTGCTCGACACCTACGAGGCCGAGCGCCGCCCGGTCGGGATGCGCAACGTGGACTGGGCGATGTTCACCTTCCTCAACCACATGGTCATCGACGCCGGGTTGGGGCTGGTTCCCGGCCAGCCGCTCGAAGCCCAGCTCCAGGTCTTCCGCGACTTCTTCTCCGACACCGCGATGGGCGAGACCCGCCGCGCCCGCGCCGCGGAGGTCGTCTCCACCCAGCGCACGGAGTTCCAGGCCCACGACCTCGAGATCGGATTCGCCTACCCCGAGGGCGCCCTGGTCCCCGACGGCACCGACGCCCCGCCGCGCGACCCCATGGGCCGGATCTATCACCCGACCACGCGCCCCGGCCATCGGCTGCCGCACACCTGGATCGAGCACAACGGCCGGCGGCTCTCCACCCACGACCTCACCGAGAACAACGCCCGCTTCGTGCTCATCGTCGCCGAGAACGGCGAGAGCTGGGCGCCCGCGGCAGCACAGGCGGCCGAGAAGTACGGCGTCCAGGTGAAGGTCGCCGAGATCGGAGCGGAGTCGGAGTACCGCGATCCGCAGGGAGAGTGGAGCGCCCTGCGCCAGATCAGCGGTAGCGGCGCGATCCTCGTCCGCCCAGACAACCACGTGGCCTGGCGCAGCGCCGAAGCCGTGAGCGACCCGTCGAGCACGCTCGTCCAGGCGCTCGGCGCGGTGTTGTCGCGCTGA
- a CDS encoding fumarylacetoacetate hydrolase family protein codes for MRVANQSGRLKLVVGDTVVDVEDASGGRFSAQPQLIFERWNEFLEWAPTADAGSASPLEPAELGPPVPHPGQIFAVGVNYADHVEESGLTLPDAPFVFTKFPAAIAGPYDTIDHPGGSVDFEVELVAVIGSRARHVPPAEGWNHVAGLTLGQDLSERELQLSGPPPQQFALGKSFTGFAPIGPFLVTPEEFPDRDDIGLSTVLSGEVMQASRTRHLIFSVPVLVAYLSSIVPLRPGDLIFTGTPAGIGYTREPKRLIGTDDVLVSRAEVIGEMRHRFTPSSHPYPVTAAGRSSHA; via the coding sequence ATGCGTGTGGCCAATCAATCCGGTCGGCTCAAGCTCGTCGTCGGCGACACGGTCGTCGACGTCGAGGACGCCAGCGGCGGGCGATTCTCCGCGCAGCCGCAGCTCATCTTCGAGCGGTGGAACGAGTTCCTCGAGTGGGCACCGACCGCCGACGCCGGCTCGGCGAGCCCGCTGGAGCCCGCCGAGCTGGGGCCCCCGGTTCCGCATCCGGGCCAGATCTTCGCGGTGGGAGTCAACTACGCCGATCACGTCGAGGAGTCCGGGCTGACCCTGCCCGACGCCCCGTTCGTCTTCACGAAGTTCCCGGCCGCGATCGCGGGCCCCTACGACACCATCGACCACCCCGGCGGTTCGGTCGATTTCGAGGTCGAGCTCGTCGCGGTCATCGGCAGCCGTGCCCGCCACGTACCGCCCGCCGAAGGCTGGAACCACGTCGCCGGGCTCACCCTCGGCCAGGACCTGTCCGAGCGGGAGCTGCAGCTGTCGGGCCCGCCGCCCCAGCAGTTCGCCCTGGGCAAATCGTTCACGGGCTTCGCGCCGATCGGCCCGTTCCTCGTCACTCCGGAGGAGTTCCCCGACCGCGATGACATCGGGCTCTCCACCGTGCTGTCGGGTGAGGTCATGCAGGCCTCGCGGACCCGCCACCTGATCTTCTCGGTACCGGTGCTGGTCGCCTACCTGTCCTCGATCGTGCCCCTGCGCCCCGGTGACCTGATCTTCACCGGCACACCGGCCGGAATCGGCTACACCCGCGAGCCGAAGCGGCTCATCGGCACCGACGACGTGCTCGTCAGCCGCGCCGAGGTCATCGGCGAGATGCGCCACCGGTTCACGCCGTCTTCCCACCCCTACCCCGTCACCGCTGCCGGAAGGTCCAGCCATGCCTGA